From a single Arachis hypogaea cultivar Tifrunner chromosome 3, arahy.Tifrunner.gnm2.J5K5, whole genome shotgun sequence genomic region:
- the LOC112734199 gene encoding disease resistance protein RPS6: MLGSSSSSPPPAMKYDVFISFRGEDTRDGFTSHLCTALRKRHIETYMDDRLVRGEEISPALEKAIEESTIYVIVFSQGYASSRWCLDELTKIMDCKHRFRREVIPVFFMVDPAHVRHQIGTYGQPFEKHQQRYEDKVQGWRSALNQAANLSGWDSRAFRPESILVKEIVEDIWTKLNSQSINDNGGLVGIDKHIQQVESILHGDSADFRIIGIWGMRGIGKTTIAHALYRKLATQFSYTRLFDDVSKKIEEYKNDGGYKDRRHMLQRLKVLLILDNVNSADQLEDLIGGRHSFGPGSRIIVTSSDKQVLNNVTDEIYEVKNMDFQDSLQLFSLHAFKQNYPIESYMEVSEKVLNYAEGIPLALKVLGYFLYGRTREAWESELQKLEKLPNPKIFDVLKLSFDALDEEQQDIFLDIACFYRGYEEHTAKQKLNDSGFSATIGIEVLKERCLISVLNREIVMHDLIQDMGQEIIRRQGVNDPGKRSRLFKHQDIYQVLKKNKGTDAIQCIMLDMCKIREVNLHAETFNMMHKLRMLQFYTSKSAIHSNVHIPEFLNILPEELRFLRWDGFPQISLPQDFCPENLVELNMRDSHLERLWDGHQDLPNLKRLDLSGSRKLIQIPDLSQSPNIEEIILSHCVKLDVVYSSSFLAKLSCLWLDGCYELRILNLPSSILLKSLGVVVLYNCHSLEMFSVSKTSEGVLPSGCSRDGTRRWKEEKKCAPDAPQRHYFDIFHPIVSAKEYENTGDNIHLLRFKVLREGSPSSFPGLKEICWLDLSNCESLTILPVELFQMKFLKRLDLCGCSSLESLPEINQTMENLTVLILDKTGIQELPSSLHHLVGLEELSLHGCRRLEFIPSSIGSLSRLCKLDLTYCELLETIPSSIFKLKLSKLDLHGCSRLRILPEIMEAAKSIAHLRLTKAAVKELPLSLDHLVGLTTLCLSLCSDLEFLPSNIVNLSLLSDLDCSGCVNLTKIPNNIDRLSSLRELSLQGSGIVNLPESIAHLSSLKSLDLSDCKMLECIPVLPPFLKQLLAFDCPSVRKVSSSRLKLPPDSKEGLFKFHFTNSQELDPNDHSIAANACDMINQDAYRSVLFCFPGSEVPHWFPYRCRGNSVTLDPGSLNPINGDRLIGFALCVVLGSSEDQRNKDREFLFGLKFEYEGMHLLANNDLLRNYFYWKGKRIFKVHHTLVWKYTLESSAINYMLSRARNFNFEICEESHGVPTSNVVECGICPLYSKEKDNDFPAGDYWVHYKVCAPGH; the protein is encoded by the exons ATGTTGggcagttcttcttcttctcctcctcctgcaATGAAGTATGATGTGTTTATCAGCTTCAGAGGGGAGGATACCCGTGACGGCTTCACCAGCCATCTCTGCACAGCACTGCGCAAGAGGCACATCGAAACTTACATGGATGACAGGCTTGTGAGAGGGGAAGAGATTTCACCCGCACTGGAGAAAGCAATTGAAGAATCCACCATTTATGTCATTGTTTTCTCCCAAGGCTATGCTTCTTCCCGGTGGTGTTTGGATGAACTCACCAAGATCATGGATTGCAAGCACAGATTCAGGAGGGAAGTGATTCCAGTGTTCTTTATGGTGGACCCGGCACACGTTAGGCATCAGATAGGAACTTATGGACAACCATTTGAGAAGCACCAACAGCGATACGAAGACAAAGTGCAGGGATGGAGATCTGCTCTAAACCAAGCAGCTAATCTCTCCGGATGGGATTCACGAGCATTCAG ACCTGAATCCATTCTTGTTAAAGAGATTGTGGAAGATATTTGGACAAAATTGAATAGTCAATCCATTAATGATAATGGAGGACTTGTTGGAATTGACAAGCATATTCAACAAGTTGAGTCCATCTTGCATGGTGATTCAGCAGATTTTCGGATCATAGGGATTTGGGGCATGAGAGGAATAGGTAAAACAACAATTGCCCATGCATTATATCGTAAGCTGGCAACCCAATTCAGTTACACAAGGTTGTTTGACGATGTCtcaaaaaaaattgaagagtACAAAAATGATGGAGGATATAAGGACAGGAGGCACATGCTTCAAAGACTGAAGGTTCTCCTCATTCTTGATAATGTGAACAGCGCAGATCAACTTGAGGATTTGATTGGAGGGCGTCATAGCTTTGGTCCGGGAAGTAGAATTATTGTGACTAGTAGTGACAAACAAGTGCTCAACAATGTAACTGATGAAATATATGAGGTTAAGAATATGGATTTTCAGGATTCTCTACAACTGTTCAGCTTACATGCCTTTAAACAAAACTACCCAATAGAATCCTACATGGAAGTATCAGAAAAGGTACTCAATTATGCTGAAGGGATTCCGTTAGCTCTCAAAGTTTTGGGCTATTTTCTTTATGGTAGAACAAGGGAAGCATGGGAAAGTGAGTTGCAAAAGTTGGAAAAACTTCCTAATCCTAAAATCTTCGATGtgttgaaattaagttttgatgcGCTTGATGAGGAGCAACAAGATATATTTCTTGACATAGCCTGCTTTTATAGAGGGTATGAAGAGCATACTGCAAAACAAAAACTTAATGACTCTGGTTTCTCGGCTACCATTGGAATAGAAGTTCTCAAGGAGAGGTGCCTCATATCTGTTTTGAATCGGGAGATTGTGATGCATGACCTAATACAAGATATGGGACAAGAAATCATCCGTCGTCAAGGTGTCAACGATCCTGGAAAACGCAGTCGATTATTTAAGCATCAGGACATTTATCAAGTTTTAAAAAAGAACAAG GGGACAGATGCAATCCAATGTATCATGCTTGACATGTGCAAAATCAGAGAAGTTAACCTGCATGCTGAAACTTTCAACATGATGCATAAACTGAGAATGCTCCAATTCTACACGTCAAAGTCAGCTATACACTCAAATGTGCACATTCCTGAATTTCTTAACATTCTTCCGGAGGAGTTAAGATTTCTTCGTTGGGATGGTTTCCCCCAAATATCTTTGCCACAGGACTTTTGCCCAGAAAATCTTGTTGAACTCAATATGCGTGATAGCCATCTTGAACGACTCTGGGACGGACATCAG GATTTACCAAATTTGAAAAGACTTGACCTCAGTGGTTCTCGGAAGCTGATTCAAATACCAGACCTCTCGCAGTCTCCAAATATTGAAGAAATTATTCTTAGTCATTGTGTAAAGTTGGATGTCGTTTACTCCTCTAGTTTCCTTGCCAAGCTCAGCTGCTTATGGTTGGATGGTTGTTATGAGCTTAGGATTTTAAATCTTCCAAGTAGTATCCTATTGAAATCTCTTGGTGTAGTAGTTCTTTATAACTGTCATAGCCTTGAGATGTTTTCAGTCAGTAAAACAAGTGAGGGAGTTCTACCATCTGGCTGTTCACGTGATGGAACACGCAGATGGAAGGAAGAGAAAAAGTGTGCACCAGATGCACCACAAAGgcattattttgatatttttcatCCCATTGTTAGTGCTAAAGAATATGAAAACACTGGGGACAATATACACTTACTGAGGTTTAAAGTGTTGAGAGAAGGTTCGCCCTCGTCGTTCCCAGGTCTTAAAGAGATTTGTTGGTTAGATCTCTCTAATTGCGAATCCCTCACAATCCTTCCAGTTGAACTTTTCCAGATGAAATTTCTAAAAAGACTTGATCTCTGTGGCTGCTCAAGTTTGGAAAGTTTACCTGAAATAAACCAGACTATGGAAAATTTAACTGTTCTCATCTTAGACAAAACAGGAATACAAGAACTACCTTCATCCTTGCACCATTTGGTAGGGCTCGAAGAATTGAGCTTGCATGGGTGCCGAAGGCTTGAGTTTATTccatcttccattggaagtctaAGTAGACTCTGCAAGCTGGACCTTACCTACTGTGAATTGCTTGAAACTATTCCAAGCAGCATTTTTAAGTTGAAGTTGTCAAAACTTGATTTACACGGTTGCTCAAGGCTGAGGATTTTGCCAGAGATCATGGAAGCTGCAAAAAGTATTGCACACCTTCGGTTAACAAAAGCTGCAGTAAAAGAATTGCCTTTGTCATTGGACCATTTGGTAGGCCTTACAACGTTGTGCTTATCATTGTGCAGTGATCTAGAGTTCCTTCCGAGCAACATTGTTAATCTAAGCCTTCTCTCTGATCTCGATTGTTCTGGTTGTGTCAATTTAACAAAAATCCCAAATAACATTGATCGTTTGTCATCACTAAGAGAATTGTCATTGCAGGGAAGTGGTATTGTGAACCTTCCTGAGAGTATTGCTCATCTTTCAAGCTTGAAATCATTGGATTTAAGTGATTGCAAAATGCTTGAATGCATCCCTGTGCTTCCACCATTTCTAAAACAGTTATTGGCATTTGATTGCCCATCTGTTAGGAAAGTGTCAAGTTCCAGGCTTAAACTCCCACCAGATTCCAAGGAGGGTCTCTTCAAATTTCATTTCACCAACAGCCAAGAATTGGATCCAAATGATCATAGTATTGCTGCTAATGCATGTGATATGATTAACCAGGATGCATATAGGTCTGTGCTCTTCTGCTTTCCAGGGAGTGAAGTTCCTCATTGGTTCCCTTATCGATGCAGGGGAAATTCAGTTACTCTGGATCCAGGTTCTCTGAATCCGATCAACGGTGATAGGCTCATTGGTTTCGCACTGTGTGTAGTTTTAGGAAGCTCTGAAGATCAGAGAAATAAGGATAGGGAATTTCTCTTCGGACTCAAATTTGAATATGAAGGCATGCATCTTCTTGCCAATAATGATCTTTTAAGGAACTATTTCTACTGGAAGGGTAAACGTATATTCAAGGTCCATCATACTCTCGTGTGGAAATATACTTTGGAATCTTCAGCCATTAACTACATGCTCTCTCGTGCCCGAAACTTCAATTTTGAGATATGCGAAGAATCACATGGTGTACCAACTTCCAATGTAGTAGAATGTGGAATATGCCCTCTTTATTCCAAAGAGAAAGATAATGATTTTCCTGCTGGAGATTATTGGGTTCACTACAAGGTTTGCGCACCAGGTCACTGA
- the LOC112734202 gene encoding heat stress transcription factor A-8: MVAKSGENGCVAPFLQKCYDMVSDPSTDSVISWTHQGHTFLISDITQFSLTLLPNYFKHNNFSSFIRQLNIYGFRKIDTDRWEFANDNFVKGQKHLLINIRRRKHPHAADHQKPVAMKDNSDEAPANDGLWKEVENLKSNKNSLMQELVKLRQHQESAENKLLLLTDRLQGMEKHQQQMLSFLVMVVQSPGFMVQLLQPNENNWRMAELGDGNGMIVKYKPPVPENLKPVVPRSPTFEKQPEPELSFDGLKDLCISSEFLKVLMDEKLSPLENHPPFLLPDLPDDGSWEQLFLGSPFLQNTDEADKPTVSGMEIEPITHEDQTEKSQSFESLILEMEKTEETDALELRADGVHLEGSDKLKSLTKQMELLASETDNEEEEEEEGRK, translated from the exons ATGGTGGCGAAATCAGGGGAGAATGGCTGTGTGGCTCCGTTCCTTCAGAAGTGCTACGATATGGTCTCCGACCCTTCCACCGACTCCGTCATCTCTTGGACCCATCAAGGCCACACCTTCCTCATCTCCGATATCACCCAATTCTCCCTCACTCTTCTCCCCAATTACTTCAAGCACAACAACTTCTCCAGTTTCATCCGCCAGCTCAACATCTAC GGCTTCAGGAAAATTGATACGGACCGCTGGGAATTCGCCAATGACAACTTTGTCAAGGGTCAAAAGCATTTGTTGATCAATATTCGGAGAAGGAAACATCCGCACGCTGCAGATCATCAAAAGCCAGTGGCCATGAAAGACAATTCTGATGAAGCACCAGCAAATGATGGGCTTTGGAAGGAAGTGGAGAATCTAAAATCCAACAAGAATTCCCTCATGCAGGAGTTGGTTAAACTTAGGCAGCATCAAGAATCTGCCGAGAATAAGCTGCTACTCCTCACTGATCGCCTTCAAGGAATGGAGAAGCATCAGCAGCAGATGCTATCATTCTTGGTCATGGTTGTTCAAAGTCCCGGCTTCATGGTTCAACTCCTTCAGCCTAACGAAAACAATTGGCgaatggccgaacttggagatgGGAATGGGATGATAGTAAAGTATAAACCTCCGGTGCCCGAAAATCTCAAGCCTGTAGTTCCCCGATCACCCACTTTCGAGAAGCAACCGGAACCTGAGCTTTCTTTCGATGGTTTAAAAGACTTGTGCATCAGTTCTGAGTTCTTGAAAGTTCTTATGGATGAGAAGTTGTCTCCTTTGGAAAATcatcctccatttcttcttccgGATTTACCTGATGATGGTTCATGGGAGCAACTTTTTCTTGGTAGTCCTTTCTTGCAAAACACTGATGAAGCTGACAAGCCCACTGTCAGCGGAATGGAGATAGAACCCATCACACACGAAGATCAAACTGAAAAGTCTCAATCTTTTGAATCTTTGATTCTAGAAATGGAGAAAACTGAAGAGACCGATGCATTGGAATTACGAGCTGATGGAGTTCATTTGGAGGGATCGGATAAACTGAAATCTCTAACCAAGCAAATGGAACTTCTGGCTTCTGAAACTGAcaatgaagaggaggaggaagaggaaggaaGGAAGTGA
- the LOC112734203 gene encoding vacuolar iron transporter 1, whose translation MLIATAPKVRVNKALFGSKDHILTFTEQKQRCKMGDHENGIRLEPERQKLLNEHSEKHFTAGEIVRDIIIGVSDGLTVPFALAAGLSGANATSSIVLTAGIAEVAAGAISMGLGGYLAAKSESDHYKRELKREQEEIITVPDTEAAEVAEILAQYGIEAHEYGPVVSALRKNPQAWLDFMMKFELGLEKPDPRRALHSAMTIAIAYILGGIVPLIPYMFIPNAAEAVVISVVVTLFALLVFGYAKGYFTGNRPFRSAFETTLIGAIASAAAFGLAKAFHT comes from the exons ATGCTAATAGCTACCGCACCGAAAGTCAGAGTTAATAAGGCTTTGTTTGGTTCGAAAGATCACATTCTCACGTTCACAGAACAGAAACAGCGTTGCAAAATGGGTGACCACGAAAATGGCATAAGGCTTGAACCTGAGAGGCAGAAGCTTCTCAATGAACACAGCGAGAAGCACTTCACCGCCGGCGAGATCGTCCGAGACATCATCATCGGAGTCTCTGACGGCCTCACCGTCCCCTTTGCCCTCGCCGCTGGCCTTTCCGGCGCCAATGCCACCTCCTCCATCGTCCTCACCGCCGGCATCGCCGAAGTCGCCGCCGGCGCCATCTCCATGGGACTCGGCGG GTATCTGGCGGCAAAAAGCGAATCCGATCACTACAAAAGAGAATTGAAAAGGGAGCAAGAAGAAATCATCACTGTTCCCGATACTG AAGCGGCGGAGGTAGCAGAAATTCTAGCTCAATACGGAATAGAGGCACATGAATATGGACCTGTGGTCAGTGCTCTCAGAAAGAATCCACAAGCATGGCTTGATTTCATGATGAA ATTTGAGCTGGGACTAGAAAAGCCAGATCCAAGGAGAGCCTTGCACAGTGCAATGACCATTGCCATAGCATACATATTGGGTGGCATTGTTCCACTCATTCCTTACATGTTCATTCCGAACGCAGCTGAGGCTGTTGTCATATCAGTGGTTGTTACCTTATTTGCATTGCTCGTCTTTGGCTATGCTAAGGGATATTTCACAGGCAACAGACCCTTCAGGAGTGCTTTCGAGACAACTCTAATTGGTGCCATTGCCTCTGCTGCTGCTTTTGGTCTCGCAAAGGCTTTTCACACTTAG
- the LOC112734204 gene encoding TMV resistance protein N, translated as MLGNTKHDVFLSFRGEDTRNSFTTHLYAALSAKRIKTYMHDTRGDDDGGEEKEAIQESNIYVIIFSQHYAYSARCLDQLTKILECKERYGRDVIPVFYKMDPSNVANQTGSYADAFVKHQQRFGDKVQRWKLALTQVAGLSPPRSKINSASPDYILVEEIVQHIWRRLKSNYSTDYQGLVGIHNHIAQIHSLLRVELEAVRIIGICGIGGIGKTTIAGALYHELSSQFSFSTFAVNVQQQIENHGMQHTQSKYISELLEEKMPADYLGLRVLTEKLKVAKVLLILDDMNNSAQIRDFIGGHGIFGLGSRIIVTSRSLQTLKDAGVDEIYETKEMNFQDSLQLFSLNAFKQKNPTENYMNLSRMMLNYAKGIPLALKVLGSMLHGSREEEWERVLQKLEKIPNLKTYDLLKLSYDGLSEEQKDMFLDIACFYREGHDVNTVKQAFDSCGFNAATGIRVLSDRGLISMLRGELMMHDLIREMGQEIVHQQCANEPGKRSRLWKHEDIYHVIRENKGTDAIRCVFLDMCKIKEVQLHPETFKMMHNLRLLQFYKSSSIQALKVSLPAFLHSLPDSLWFLCWNGFPQRSLPQHFCPKNLVTLDMRDSQLEQLWEKDQKLPNLKRLDLSGSKNLVQLPDLSHCPNIEEIFLSHCKSLVRVYSSSFLNKLNCVWLNGCTELRNLNLPSNILSKSSGLIVLNDCTNLELFSISITTKDVVLHGCSRSRSIESLFRNCLPGDMIRCMMGTRGGSLFESFSDTFDPNGGAAANLDDEPMDNIHLLNLKVLREGSPSLFPSLSELCWLDLSYCESLTSLPINLFKLKWLRKLYLRGCSNLEKLPEIEEDMENLMVLILDESGIQELPSTMQNLVGLEELSLHRCRSLVFIPSSIGRLSKLCILDLTYCEALESLPSSIFNLKLTKLDLHGCSMLKTLPEIMEPAESVAHMNLAKTAIKEIPSSLAFLVGLQTLQLNLCKDLEFLPNSIGNLNHLSKLDFSGCEKLSELPRDIGNLSSLRELSLHESSIVDLPESIAHLSSLKSLDLSDCKKLENIPGLPPFLEHFVAFDCPSVRRVSSSGFDIKLPSDSKDGIFKFHLTNSQELTQSSQSNIAGDAWQRMLDTAYRSVLFCFPGSAVPHWFPNRCKGHSVTLKQSSLNWCSDNRFIGFALCVVFGLEGMHDEECKYSVFSYRFTYECDDGIHVVPSNDQLRYYFNWKDRQRFILHDHTFIWKSYLETQTINHMLSHNAHNFSFQICKYDVGRSWPNYRPRFNIKECGISPLYTK; from the exons ATGTTGGGGAATACGAAGCATGATGTGTTCCTCAGCTTTAGAGGAGAAGACACACGCAACAGCTTTACCACTCATCTTTACGCAGCCTTAAGCGCTAAAAGGATCAAGACTTACATGCATGACACGCGCGGTGATGATGACGGAGGAGAAGAGAAAGAAGCAATACAAGAATCAAATATCTATGTGATCATTTTCTCTCAACACTATGCCTATTCGGCGCGGTGTTTGGACCAACTCACAAAGATTCTGGAATGCAAGGAGAGATATGGAAGGGATGTCATACCTGTTTTCTATAAGATGGATCCATCAAATGTTGCCAATCAAACAGGCAGTTATGCTGATGCGTTTGTTAAGCATCAACAACGATTTGGAGACAAAGTGCAGAGGTGGAAGCTTGCTCTAACTCAAGTTGCTGGATTATCTCCCCCTCGTTCAAAAATAAACAG TGCCAGTCCTGATTACATACTTGTTGAAGAAATTGTTCAACACATTTGGAGAAGATTGAAAAGCAATTACTCAACTGATTACCAAGGACTGGTTGGAATTCACAACCATATTGCACAAATCCACTCCTTGTTGCGTGTTGAGTTAGAAGCCGTTCGGATCATAGGAATATGCGGCATTGGAGGAATAGGTAAGACAACAATTGCTGGTGCATTGTATCATGAATTGTCATCCCAATTCAGTTTCAGCACTTTTGCTGTAAATGTTCAACAACAAATAGAAAACCATGGGATGCAGCACACACAAAGCAAATATATATCAGAGCTTCTAGAAGAAAAAATGCCTGCAGATTATTTGGGATTGAGAGTGTTAACAGAAAAGCTTAAAGTGGCCAAGGTTCTCCTCATTCTTGATGATATGAACAATTCAGCTCAAATAAGAGATTTCATTGGAGGACATGGTATCTTTGGCCTGGGAAGTAGGATCATTGTGACAAGTAGGAGCTTGCAAACGCTTAAGGATGCTGGAGTTGATGAGATATATGAGACTAAGGAGATGAACTTTCAAGATTCCCTACAACTATTCAGTTTAAATGCCTTCAAGCAAAAAAATCCAACAGAAAATTATATGAACTTATCAAGAATGATGTTAAATTACGCAAAAGGGATTCCTTTGGCTCTCAAAGTTTTAGGATCAATGCTTCATGGTAGCAGAGAGGAAGAATGGGAACGTGTATTGCAAAAGCTTGAAAAGATTCCCAATCTTAAAACCTATGACTTGTTGAAACTGAGTTATGATGGGCTTAGTGAAGAACAGAAGGATATGTTTCTTGACATAGCTTGCTTCTATAGAGAGGGACATGATGTGAATACTGTAAAACAAGCATTCGATAGCTGCGGTTTCAATGCTGCCACTGGAATCAGAGTTCTCAGTGATAGAGGCCTCATATCTATGTTGAGAGGTGAACTGATGATGCATGATCTAATACGGGAAATGGGTCAAGAAATAGTTCATCAACAGTGTGCTAATGAACCTGGAAAACGAAGTCGATTATGGAAGCATGAAGACATTTACCATGTTATAAGAGAAAACAAG GGGACGGATGCTATCCGGTGTGTATTTCTTGACATGTGCAAAATCAAAGAAGTTCAACTACATCCTGAAACTTTCAAAATGATGCATAATCTGAGACTGCTCCAGTTCTACAAGTCTAGCTCAATTCAAGCCTTAAAAGTGAGCCTTCCTGCATTTCTTCATAGTCTCCCAGATAGTTTATGGTTTCTGTGTTGGAATGGCTTCCCTCAAAGATCTTTGCCACAGCACTTCTGCCCCAAAAATCTTGTTACACTCGACATGCGTGATAGTCAACTTGAACAACTTTGGGAAAAGGATCAG AAGTTACCAAATTTGAAAAGACTTGACCTCAGTGGTTCCAAGAACCTTGTTCAACTACCAGACCTTTCCCACTGCCCAAATATTGAAGAAATATTTCTCAGCCACTGCAAAAGCTTGGTTCGAGTTTACTCCTCAAGTTTCCTTAACAAGCTCAACTGCGTATGGCTAAACGGCTGCACTGAGCTTAGAAATCTAAATCTTCCAAGCAACATTCTGTCAAAATCTTCAGGCTTAATAGTTCTCAATGACTGTACCAACCTTGAGTTGTTTTCAATAAGCATCACCACAAAGGATGTTGTGTTACATGGTTGTTCCCGCAGTAGATCAATAGAGAGTCTCTTCAGAAACTGTTTGCCAGGGGATATGATTCGGTGTATGATGGGAACAAGAGGAGGGTCCTTATTTGAGAGCTTTTCTGACACTTTTGACCCCAATGGGGGTGCTGCTGCTAATTTAGATGATGAACCAATGGATAATATACACTTACTAAACTTGAAAGTGTTAAGAGAAGGTTCACCTTCATTATTTCCAAGTCTCTCAGAGCTTTGTTGGTTAGATCTCTCTTACTGTGAATCCCTCACATCCCTTCCAATTAACCTTTTTAAGCTGAAATGGCTAAGAAAACTATATCTTCGTGGCTGCTCAAATCTCGAGAAGCTCCCTGAGATAGAAGAGGATATGGAAAATTTAATGGTGCTCATCTTAGATGAATCAGGAATACAAGAATTACCTTCAACAATGCAAAATTTGGTAGGTCTTGAGGAGTTGAGCTTGCATCGTTGCAGAAGCCTTGTGTTCATTCCATCTTCAATTGGACGTCTCAGCAAACTCTGCATTCTTGATCTTACCTACTGTGAAGCACTTGAATCTCTTCCTAGCAGCATTTTCAACCTGAAGTTGACAAAGCTTGATTTGCATGGTTGCTCAATGCTGAAGACTTTACCAGAGATCATGGAACCTGCAGAATCTGTTGCTCACATGAACCTGGCAAAAACAGCAATTAAAGAAATACCCTCATCCTTGGCCTTTTTGGTTGGGCTTCAAACCTTGCAGCTCAACTTGTGCAAAGATCTTGAGTTTCTTCCAAACAGCATTGGTAATCTAAACCACCTCTCCAAGCTTGATTTTTCAGGCTGTGAGAAACTATCAGAACTTCCTAGGGACATTGGAAACTTGTCATCATTAAGGGAATTGTCGCTGCACGAAAGCAGCATTGTGGACCTTCCTGAGAGTATTGCTCATCTGTCAAGCTTGAAATCACTGGATTTAAGTGATTGCAAGAAGCTTGAAAATATCCCAGGCCTTCCACCATTTTTAGAACACTTTGTGGCGTTTGATTGCCCATCTGTTAGGAGAGTGTCAAGTTCAGGATTTGACATTAAACTTCCATCAGATTCCAAAGATGGTATTTTCAAGTTTCACCTTACCAATAGCCAAGAACTGACTCAAAGTTCTCAGAGTAATATTGCTGGTGATGCATGGCAAAGAATGCTAGATACAGCATATAGGTCTGTGTTGTTTTGCTTTCCAGGGAGTGCAGTTCCTCATTGGTTCCCTAATCGTTGCAAGGGACATTCAGTAACATTGAAGCAGAGTTCTCTAAATTGGTGCAGTGATAACAGGTTCATTGGTTTTGCTTTATGTGTGGTTTTTGGACTCGAAGGTATGCATGATGAAGAATGTAAATATAGTGTTTTTAGCTATAGATTCacatatgaatgtgatgatggcATTCATGTTGTTCCCAGCAATGATCAGCTAAGATACTATTTCAATTGGAAGGACAGACAGAGATTCATTCTTCATGATCACACATTCATTTGGAAATCTTACTTGGAGACTCAGACCATCAACCACATGCTGTCTCATAATGCACACAACTTCAGTTTCCAGATATGCAAGTACGATGTTGGTCGCTCTTGGCCAAATTATAGGCCAAGGTTCAATATAAAGGAGTGTGGAATATCTCCCCTTTATACCAAGTGA